Below is a window of Camelina sativa cultivar DH55 chromosome 11, Cs, whole genome shotgun sequence DNA.
ATTTAGGCGAGTGGCGACCGAGAAAAGAGTTGCATTAATCCAAAGGAATATATGTTGAATATTATTCTAACGTGTGGATGGAATATACAAgtgtgaatttttaaaaaacgttagtacaaaattaacattttcaaacttAATTCTTTAGTATTTACATGACCCTTTCATTtgtcttttcaaaaaaaaaaaaaaaaaaaattgaccaaaaaggaaatttttgtaTGTGTTGATTTTAGCTTATTGTTTGAAATAATCAAAGATCATACTTTGAATTACAACTTAACATATTTAACATTTGTTTAATAACTGTCgttcaaacaaaaaccaaaaaaaagagcgTGAAATGGACTTTGACCAAGACCTCCACGTATTTTGCTGCTATATTTTGACCGCACGCCACGTAGAGATTACTAGAGAGtcaaaaattgttattttattcACTTCAGCTATCAGTCAAATAAGCATCTCGGTTTATTGAAAACCGGCACCAACTTTTCCAAAGTATCCACCATGATTTCACCACCTAACAACAAAACcggtttatttttattatagacCCGGTCAACACACATTTACAGTTGACCACATAACAACAACCCAAATGAATTTATCCATCCTTATAAAAGGAGTCGCAACTGCGTTACCAAGTTCCATCATCAACCTAACTACTAAACAACCCttgatctctttctcaaaaaagattaaaaagagaaaaagaaagcatATAAGAAATCAACAATAATGGAGAATATGAGAAACGGGGAAGAAAACGATTCTCACTGGATCCCATTTACGCTCTTTGATCAATCGTCACTAACGATTCCTATCTTGAAGTGTCTTGGTCTCGAAAGCTCATCTTCCTCTGGTGatctttcgtcttcttcttcttcatctcacaGCGAGGAAGATGACGGTATGGTTATAAAGGAGGAGGAAAAAGATACCATGACCACCGTTGAAATCACAACTCGACGGTTGCAGAAGAAACCCAAGCTTCCACCAAGCTCAGGAAAAGGAGGAAAACACCATTAGgggattcatatatatatatatattatatatacagagaGGGAGAGACAACAAGCTAAATAAATGCATATCTCATGTATACAGACTTAGCAGCTGTGTAATATACTACTAGACTTTATAATGCATATAGTCAGTTATTTTTCGATTAATAAAGATGGAGTTTGATTAACACAAATTCATTTTGCACAACCACTGCTCTATTCCCAATACTCTCTCTCGTTAATGCAGCTTCAACCTCTTTGGGCCTAATTTCTAAGGTCCATTAAGGGTTGGTAATGGCAAATTATTGGCCCATTAATAGAGTGTCagatgaaaaaaattaaaaaaacatcacAGTTGTGTTCAATCAATAACTGTGACGTGACGACGACATCCGCTAGTCTCCGGTTACACTCATTATTTACCGGTTTTGGAGATTGTcttttattcattatttttttgacagcaaaaagaagataaatgttTGACAAGTGAAGTAATTTATTAATGGTGTAAATTAGAACATTTATTTACACACACAAATATGAGCTGGATGGCGTTAACGAATGAATTTCCCA
It encodes the following:
- the LOC104727133 gene encoding elicitor peptide 3-like, whose amino-acid sequence is MENMRNGEENDSHWIPFTLFDQSSLTIPILKCLGLESSSSSGDLSSSSSSSHSEEDDGMVIKEEEKDTMTTVEITTRRLQKKPKLPPSSGKGGKHH